The following proteins are encoded in a genomic region of Ammospiza caudacuta isolate bAmmCau1 chromosome 3, bAmmCau1.pri, whole genome shotgun sequence:
- the ID2 gene encoding DNA-binding protein inhibitor ID-2, which produces MKAFSPVRSVRKTGLSEHNLGISRSKTPVDDPMSLLYNMNDCYSKLKELVPSIPQNKKVSKMEILQHVIDYILDLQIALDSHPSIVSLHHQRPGQNPSSRTPLTTLNTDISILSLQASEFPSELMSSDSKALCG; this is translated from the exons atgAAAGCCTTCAGCCCGGTGCGGTCCGTCAGGAAAACCGGCCTCTCGGAGCACAACCTGGGCATCTCCCGGAGCAAGACCCCCGTGGATGATCCCATGAGCCTGCTGTACAATATGAACGACTGCTACTCCaagctgaaggagctggtgcCCAGCATCCCGCAGAACAAGAAAGTGAGCAAGATGGAAATCTTGCAGCACGTCATCGACTACATACTGGACCTGCAGATCGCCTTGGACTCGCACCCCAGCATCGTCAGCCTGCACCACCAGAGACCGGGGCAGAACCCTTCCTCCAGAACTCCCCTGACCACGCTCAACACAGACATCAGCATCCTCTCGCTACAG GCGTCCGAGTTCCCCTCAGAGCTCATGTCAAGCGACAGCAAAGCACTTTGTGGCTGA